From the genome of Archaeoglobus neptunius:
GGTTAGGTATAGTATGTTAGTGAGGGATTGTTAGGGAGTAGTGGGAAAGAAGTTTGTTGGGAGGTGATGAAAAATGTTCGTGGACCCGTTTGAAGAAATCAGGAAGATGCAGGAGAGATTCAACAGATTGATGGATGAGTTCGTCAGAGTTCCCGAATTCAGGGAGTACAGACTGGGAATGCCGGTGGATGTTATTGACGAAGGAGAACAGATCAAGGTAATTGCAGACATCCCCGGATTCAACAAGGAGGACATAGAGATCTACTTTGAAAATGGTGATCTTGTTATAAGGGGAGAAAGGAAGGAGGAGGTTGAAGAGAAAAGAAAAGATTACATTCGAAAAGAGAGAAGGATGGGAACGTTCTACAGGAGAATCGCCCTGCCCTCGGACATTGAAAAGGACGGTGTCAAAGCGAGATACAACAATGGTGTTCTCGAAATAACAATACCACGGATAAGGAAGGAGAGGAAAACAGTTCCTATTGAGTAATTTTAATATTTATTTCATTTTTGAAAGCAAAAGAAAATATACTCATCCTCTTTTTCAGATAATATATCGGAGGTCAGTACATGGATGTGAACCTTTTGAATCCAGAGGAGATTGGCAGTGTGAAATCCGAGAGCCTGATGCTCCTAGTTCCGGAAGCCATTTACAATCAGTTCAGGGAAAATTTCAATGAAATCAAATCTGAGAACGTTTTTGGGGCTGTATTTCCGGGAGTAATATTCAATGGGAGAAGATACGATGATAAGATAATTGCAGTGGAGTTTGATTTTGAGGTTAAGGTTTATAGGGGGGTTGTTGACAGGGTTGAGGGCAAAACGCTGATGATCTTCGGTGATGCACTGCATGCTGACATTGAAAGTCTGATTGAGAAAATTTACTTTAAACTCGGAAACAGGATTAAATACATAGGCGGTGGAGCAGGGTCGATGAGAAGTCGGATCAAATGCCTTTTCGATAGAGCAGGATTTTTTTCCGAAAGTATACTTCTTGCATTTCTTCCGCATGATTTTAATATAGCCGTAAGACATGGCTGGAGAGAACTTGACCAGAGCTTTATTTCAACAGAAGTGGATGGCAGGAGGATTATTGAACTTGACTGGAAGCCCGCTTTCGAAGTTTATAGAGAGGCTCTTGAGCTTAGTGGGGTGCAGATCAGCAGAAAGAACTTCTTTGAAGTTGCACTTGCTTTCCCTTTTGGACTGTCCAAGGTGAAAGGGGAGGACATAATCAGAGACCCAATCGGATTGGATGGGGACAGTATAATTTGCGCCGGAAACGTTCCGCAGAACTGCATTCTGAAACTCATGCACGGCGATAAAGAGGATCTTATCAAAGCTACGAGAGATTGCCTGGAATCGGTGGAAAACGCTGTCCTGTCTTTTGACTGCATATCGAGAGCGATATTTCTCGGAGAGGATCTGGACAGGGAGTTGCGGTACCTTAAGGACACGTTCGGTGCGCTGACAATAGGTGAGATCGGATGTGATGATGGTTTTCTGGAGTTTCATAACAAAACTGTGGTCGTGGGAGGATTGGGATGAACGACAAGGACCTCATCGCCACACTGTTTGAGCTGGAAAGTCTGATCCGTCCCGGAGACATTAGGAGTGTTTTGACGGAATTTGGAAAGGAGCTGATCAGAAGATTTGGCTTCAGATGGTTTAGGGCAGAGGTTCCAATACTGAATCTTGAGGTGAGAATACCGGAAAATGCCGAATTCGAAGATTCGGTAGAGTTCAGCGGCTCTGTTTTAAGGCTCCATACGGGGGGCAGGATAGATGATTTAATCTTAAAGGCTCTTAGACCGCTTTTTGAAAGACTCGACTATACCATAGCATACAGTATCTTCTATGACGTAATGTTGAACGTTCTTCAGTTTTCAGAAGACCTGATACTGCTGGTGGATGAAGAAGGTCGAATCGTTGAGATGAACAGAAAGGCTAGAGAGATATTCGGTTTGAGGGAAAAGCTTCCTGAAGAGTGCAGGAGTGAGATCTGCGAATTCGGTGGTAGGACCTACTCAATGGGGGGCATTAAAGTTGGAAAGCTCAAGGTTATTGTGGGGCGAGATATCACCCAAATAAAACGGCTGGAGGAAGCTGCCAGAGAGGGAGAGGAGAATTTCAGAAGACTTGCCGAGGCTATACCGATTGCCGTCGTTGTTTATGGCAAAGACGGATGGCTTTTTATGAACAAAGCTGTCGAGGAGCTGACGGGATATACAAGAGAAGACCTGATATCCAGACAGTTCCGGGAAATCGTTCCCGAAAACGAAAGGGAAAAACTCGAGAAAGCAATTGAGGCATGGGTGGAGGGTGAGGATGTTGGTCCTTACAGGCTCACCGTCAGGAGGAAGGATGGAAGAGAAAGGAGGGTTATCGTAAGAGGGGCGAGCATAAAGTGGAAGGGTAAGAAAGCGGCAATTGTAACCTTTACAGATGTAACCGAAATTGAGGAGGATAGAGAGAGGTTAAAGGAGCTTTCCGAGATGCTTTCCCTGATTAACAGAATTCTGAGACATGATGTTTTAAATGCGTTGACCTCTGCTCTGGCGTATCTTGAGTTCTACGAGGATATGAAGGATGAATCCATGTTGAAAAAGGTAAGAAACTCCATTGAACGAAGTGTAGCTATTATAAAAGACATGAGAGCGTTTGAGGAACTGGTAAAAAAGGGTGAGCTGAAGCTGGTAGATGTCAGAAAGGTTGTGGAGGAGGTGGCAAGAAAATTTGATCTCGACATCAGAATCAGAGGGTCGGGAAGGGCCTTTGCAGACGATGGGCTGAGGGAAGTTTTTGAGAATATACTGCAAAATGCCGCCCAGCACAGCGGCAGTGATCGGGTGGATGTTACCATAAAAGAGTTCTCCGATACCTGTGAGATCAGAATTGCGGATTACGGTAAGGGAATTCCGAATGCGATCAAAGACGAAATTTTCAAAGAGGGATTCAAGTTCGGAGATACCTCAAGAACCGGTCTTGGTCTGCACTTTGTGAAGAAACTTGTTGAAAGGTACAACGGTGAGGTTTGGGTTGAAGATAACATTCCGAAAGGTGCGGTTTTTGTCATTAGACTGAGAAAATAGTTTCGTTTGATATGCAGTCTTACTCTGCTAGATAAATTATAATGATAAAAATTTACAAAAATTTTTAACGAAAAACTTATAAGTGTTTATTTGTTATTAATTTTGATGAAAAAAGAACATTTGAAGTGGGTTTTGGGTGTACTTCTGCTGGGGGCTCTTGTTCTCGGATGTGCGCAACCTCAGGCACCAAAAGAAACTACAACTCCTCAGGCGACAGCTACAACACCCTCTCTACCGCCGGGAACCGTACTCAAAGTTGGAGGTGGACCTGTCGGAGGACTGTGGTATCCGGCAGCATCGCTTTACGCCCAGCTCATCACCGACAATACTCCATACAAAGCCACACCCACTGTGGGTGGTGGTGAAGAAAACGTCAGGAAGATAGTTAACAATCAGCTTGATCTTGCGATTACGTTTTCACTGCCGACATATCAGGCTTACAATGGAAAAGGGAATTTTGACAAGCCCTACAAAAATATAAGAACCATCGCCGCTGTTTATCCATCTCCACTCCAAGTTGCGGTTCTTGCAGATAGTGATATTCACTCATACTCCGATTTGCTGGGTAAGAGGGTATCTCCGGGAAAGGTAGGATTTACGGGCAAATATACCTTCGAAAAAGTTCTGGAGGTTTACGGCATATCTCTGGATGATATTGAAAAGGCTGGAGGTAAGATAACATATGCCGGATACAGGGATCAGGTTGATCTGATGAAGGATGGACATCTTGACGCTATTGTCCAGCAGACAGTTGTTCCAAGCAGCACTTTGCTTGATCTTTCCACCCTGAAGCCGATAAGATTGCTCAGTATCGATCAGGATAAGCTGGAGGAGTTCCTGAAAAGAAATCCTGCTTACAGTGCGTATGAAATTCCTGCTAACGTATACAATGGTCAGACGGAGCCTGTTCAGTCTGTGGGATTGTGGAACATCTGGGTGTGTAGGGCTGATCTGCCGGAGGATGTCGTTTACAAGATAACAAAAATACTGTGGGATAATCAGGAGAAGTTCTACGAATTGCATCAGGCATATCGTGACAACATGAAGCTTGAAAATGCGCTGAAGGGCCTTACCGTTCCACTGCATCCCGGTGCGTATAAGTTCTACAAAGAGAAGGGCCTTGAGATTCCAGACAACCTGGTTCCCCCTGAGTACAGGTAATGCATAAAAGGGAGGTGGAAAAATAAACCTCAAATCCCTATTTTTTTATGATTTTAGAAAAAAAGCTTTGAAAATTTTATCCGTGCTCCTCGCTCTGTACATTATTCTGGGTACTGTGATGGGTTTTCCTGAAGCCTATCAGCATAGGATCATATTTGTTACCTTCATTCTTGTAATAGGAATCTTGCACTATCCACTGGGCGGTGGAGAAAGAACTTTATTTAAGATTACTGACGCAATCCTGATTCTGTGTGTCGCTGTGGTTGGGATTTATTCAGCCACTCATTCTGAGGAACTTTATCTGAAATCTGGTTTTTCAACCTGGTTCGAGGCAATTCTTTGTCTCGTCTTCATTATTGCAATACTGGAGGTGACAAGAAGAGCGATGGGGCTGCCATTGCCCGTGTTGACATTTCTATTTATCATTTACTCCTTTTACGGCCAGTATTTTCCCGAACCCCTGACCCATGCTGGGTACGACATTTTTGCCTTCACAGATGTTCAGTTTCTGACGCTGAATGGTATTTTTTCAATCCCCATCGGGGCATCGGCAACTTACATTGTGGCTTTCATACTTTTCGGAAGTCTGTTTTTGAAAACAGGACTGGCTGATTACATGTTTGACATAGCGTATGCCCTATTTGGTTCAAGAACGGCAGGCCCCGCAAAGGTTGCCGTGATCAGCAGCGGGTTCATAGGGAGTGTCAGCGGGAGTGCGGCGGCGAATGTTGCCACCACAGGTGCGGTCACAATTCCGCTGATGAAAAGGATGGGCTATCCACCTGAAACAGCCGGAGCAATTGAGGCCACAGCATCAAGTGGCGGACAGTTTATGCCACCCATAATGGGAGCTTCTGCATTCATTATTGCGATGTATCTTGGCATACCGTACCTGAAGGTTGCAGCGGCAGCAGCAATTCCAGCAATTCTCTACTACCTCTCAGTGGGCACCTCCGTTCACATACTCGCCAGAAAATTTCGGTTGCCAACGATGAAGAAGGAGGAATGTCCGCCGCTAAAACAGGCCCTTAAAAAATCATATTCTTTTCTACCACTCGCTATCGTTGTTGCTGTACTTATTTCTGGTAGTACACCCATGCTTGCCGGTTTTTACGCAATTGTGTCGGTGCTTGTTATAGCTCTGGTTGACAGGAACCTGAGATCGAACATTCAGACATTCGTGGATGGCCTCTATGAAGGCGTTATCAACACATTGCCGGTAGCCCTTGCCTGCGCTTCTGCAGGAATTGTCGTGGGTGTTATTACTCTGACAGGTCTCGGGTACATGATGAGTTCTATTCTTCTCAGCGTTGCTAAGAGTAACCTGCTCCTCTTGCTCGGTCTGTGCATGGTTGCGGCACTCGTTCTGGGAATGGGGATGACAACGGTTGGAGTTTATGTTTTGCTTGCAGTTCTCGTAGCTCCGGCTTTAATCAAGCTGGGTGTTGTTGAACTTGCAGCACACTTTTTCCCGTTTTACTACGGGATTATCTCAGCAATTACACCTCCGGTGGCCGTGGCATCGTACACGGCAGCAGGTATTGCAAAATCCAACCCCTTCAAGACTTCGGTGGAGGCTCTGAAGATTGGTCTTCCCGCTTTCATAATCCCGTGGTTTTTTGCTATCTTTCCCGGACTGGTTTTGCACGGTTCGCCCTTAGACATCCTTGTGGCCACTGTTATCACTCTGGTTGAACTGTCCATTATAACCATCGCTGTTCACGGATGGTTCAGGAGGAACCTCAGCTATCTGGAAAGGGCAGGACTCATCGTCCTGTTTTTGGTGATATATTACCTGTCAATAATCTCGATATCCCATTTAAAGCTGGTTTAGTCTGTTGGTGGTGAGATAAATGGTTGCATACAACTACCAGCTCTTAATAAAGCACATTTTTGAGAGCGGTGTGAATTACGCCCCGAAGCAGGAAGTTGTTTACAGGGATCTGAAAAGATACACCTTCAGAGACATATACGAAAGGGTGCACA
Proteins encoded in this window:
- a CDS encoding FIST signal transduction protein; this encodes MDVNLLNPEEIGSVKSESLMLLVPEAIYNQFRENFNEIKSENVFGAVFPGVIFNGRRYDDKIIAVEFDFEVKVYRGVVDRVEGKTLMIFGDALHADIESLIEKIYFKLGNRIKYIGGGAGSMRSRIKCLFDRAGFFSESILLAFLPHDFNIAVRHGWRELDQSFISTEVDGRRIIELDWKPAFEVYREALELSGVQISRKNFFEVALAFPFGLSKVKGEDIIRDPIGLDGDSIICAGNVPQNCILKLMHGDKEDLIKATRDCLESVENAVLSFDCISRAIFLGEDLDRELRYLKDTFGALTIGEIGCDDGFLEFHNKTVVVGGLG
- a CDS encoding PAS domain S-box protein, encoding MNDKDLIATLFELESLIRPGDIRSVLTEFGKELIRRFGFRWFRAEVPILNLEVRIPENAEFEDSVEFSGSVLRLHTGGRIDDLILKALRPLFERLDYTIAYSIFYDVMLNVLQFSEDLILLVDEEGRIVEMNRKAREIFGLREKLPEECRSEICEFGGRTYSMGGIKVGKLKVIVGRDITQIKRLEEAAREGEENFRRLAEAIPIAVVVYGKDGWLFMNKAVEELTGYTREDLISRQFREIVPENEREKLEKAIEAWVEGEDVGPYRLTVRRKDGRERRVIVRGASIKWKGKKAAIVTFTDVTEIEEDRERLKELSEMLSLINRILRHDVLNALTSALAYLEFYEDMKDESMLKKVRNSIERSVAIIKDMRAFEELVKKGELKLVDVRKVVEEVARKFDLDIRIRGSGRAFADDGLREVFENILQNAAQHSGSDRVDVTIKEFSDTCEIRIADYGKGIPNAIKDEIFKEGFKFGDTSRTGLGLHFVKKLVERYNGEVWVEDNIPKGAVFVIRLRK
- a CDS encoding TRAP transporter permease, with amino-acid sequence MKILSVLLALYIILGTVMGFPEAYQHRIIFVTFILVIGILHYPLGGGERTLFKITDAILILCVAVVGIYSATHSEELYLKSGFSTWFEAILCLVFIIAILEVTRRAMGLPLPVLTFLFIIYSFYGQYFPEPLTHAGYDIFAFTDVQFLTLNGIFSIPIGASATYIVAFILFGSLFLKTGLADYMFDIAYALFGSRTAGPAKVAVISSGFIGSVSGSAAANVATTGAVTIPLMKRMGYPPETAGAIEATASSGGQFMPPIMGASAFIIAMYLGIPYLKVAAAAAIPAILYYLSVGTSVHILARKFRLPTMKKEECPPLKQALKKSYSFLPLAIVVAVLISGSTPMLAGFYAIVSVLVIALVDRNLRSNIQTFVDGLYEGVINTLPVALACASAGIVVGVITLTGLGYMMSSILLSVAKSNLLLLLGLCMVAALVLGMGMTTVGVYVLLAVLVAPALIKLGVVELAAHFFPFYYGIISAITPPVAVASYTAAGIAKSNPFKTSVEALKIGLPAFIIPWFFAIFPGLVLHGSPLDILVATVITLVELSIITIAVHGWFRRNLSYLERAGLIVLFLVIYYLSIISISHLKLV
- a CDS encoding Hsp20/alpha crystallin family protein, which gives rise to MFVDPFEEIRKMQERFNRLMDEFVRVPEFREYRLGMPVDVIDEGEQIKVIADIPGFNKEDIEIYFENGDLVIRGERKEEVEEKRKDYIRKERRMGTFYRRIALPSDIEKDGVKARYNNGVLEITIPRIRKERKTVPIE
- a CDS encoding TAXI family TRAP transporter solute-binding subunit, with the protein product MKKEHLKWVLGVLLLGALVLGCAQPQAPKETTTPQATATTPSLPPGTVLKVGGGPVGGLWYPAASLYAQLITDNTPYKATPTVGGGEENVRKIVNNQLDLAITFSLPTYQAYNGKGNFDKPYKNIRTIAAVYPSPLQVAVLADSDIHSYSDLLGKRVSPGKVGFTGKYTFEKVLEVYGISLDDIEKAGGKITYAGYRDQVDLMKDGHLDAIVQQTVVPSSTLLDLSTLKPIRLLSIDQDKLEEFLKRNPAYSAYEIPANVYNGQTEPVQSVGLWNIWVCRADLPEDVVYKITKILWDNQEKFYELHQAYRDNMKLENALKGLTVPLHPGAYKFYKEKGLEIPDNLVPPEYR